The Marinomonas sp. CT5 genome contains the following window.
CAGGTAGTCAAGACAGTGAATGGTCGTGTACCAGTCATTGCAGGTACTGGCGCAAACGCAACTCATGAGGCTATAGACTTAACTCGAAGTGCAAAAGAGGCTGGTGCAGACGCTTGTCTACTGGTCACTCCTTATTATAACAAGCCAACACAAGAAGGCTTGTTTCAGCACTTTAAAGCAATCGCCGACGCCGTTGATATCCCTCAGATTCTATATAATGTACCGGGCAGAACAGCCTGTGATATGCACAACGAAACGGTGATTCGTTTGGCATCGGTGAATAATATCGTTGGTATAAAAGATGCTACGGGGGATCTGGAGCGAGGGGAAGCATTAATCAACGCTTTGCCAGACGGTTTTGCGGTCTATTCGGGCGATGACCCAACCGCCGTTGCCCTAATGTTATTAGGTGGCAAAGGCAATATTTCTGTAACGGCGAATGTTGCTCCCAAGGCGGTAGCTCAAGCAGCGGAGCTTGCATTAGCTGGTAAAGCTGATCAAGCTCACTCAACAGACACAACCATTTCTTCGCTTCATAAGAATTTATTTTTAGAGTCGAATCCTATCCCTGTGAAATGGGCATGTAGCCAGTTGGGCTTATGTGAGGAGGGCATCCGACTGCCTTTGACGCCTCTTTCTGAACAATACCATGCGGCTGTTAGACAGGCCTTAATAGAAGCTGGAGTATTATTAGTATGAATAAATCAACGATGAAATTGGTGGGAGTAAGCTCGCTGACCATTTTACTATCAGGCTGTAGTACTTTTTTTACGGATCATTCAGTTGATTATCAAGAAGAAAAGGCGGT
Protein-coding sequences here:
- the dapA gene encoding 4-hydroxy-tetrahydrodipicolinate synthase — translated: MITGSLVALITPMSPDGAVDTKKLDDLIEFHINEGTHGIVAVGTTGESSTLTPTEHANVIRQVVKTVNGRVPVIAGTGANATHEAIDLTRSAKEAGADACLLVTPYYNKPTQEGLFQHFKAIADAVDIPQILYNVPGRTACDMHNETVIRLASVNNIVGIKDATGDLERGEALINALPDGFAVYSGDDPTAVALMLLGGKGNISVTANVAPKAVAQAAELALAGKADQAHSTDTTISSLHKNLFLESNPIPVKWACSQLGLCEEGIRLPLTPLSEQYHAAVRQALIEAGVLLV